From the Deltaproteobacteria bacterium genome, the window GCCTGAAAAATTCGGGCCTTTTTTATTATGAGGCAAGATGCTAAGTAATTGGTTTGTCTATCTTTGTGATAGAAATGGGCAGATCTATACCGGGATAACAACCGATTTAAGCCATAGGATGAAACAACACAAAGCCATACTTTTACATAGTGAAGTATTTGGAGATAAATACTCGGCTGCTTTAAGGGAACGGCAGATTAAAGGATGGACAAGGCAAAAAAAATTGGAATTGATAAAAAGGTGAGCTTGCCCTGAACGATAGTGAAGGGAGTCCGTCCCGGGAAGCCAGAAAATAAAAAGGCCCATTGCTTAAACAGGATGGGCCTTTTTTATGAGGTCCCTCTTGTCCTGTTGGGTTTACATTCTTCAGGAATGAAAAGAAAAAGCAACCCTCTTCAGAGGGCAAGAGGCGGGG encodes:
- a CDS encoding GIY-YIG nuclease family protein, with protein sequence MLSNWFVYLCDRNGQIYTGITTDLSHRMKQHKAILLHSEVFGDKYSAALRERQIKGWTRQKKLELIKR